A genomic window from Camelina sativa cultivar DH55 chromosome 2, Cs, whole genome shotgun sequence includes:
- the LOC104732122 gene encoding uncharacterized protein LOC104732122: protein MDMKLLFTSAFTQMFGYSNHMDQTSNNCQSTRSKIIKMMKKEEFPSGFQVPLHYPKYSKSDYEAMDDLTLDLLLKQYGFSFEGSLEDKRMFAIESFLWPDQL, encoded by the coding sequence atggacaTGAAATTGCTCTTTACTTCGGCTTTCACTCAAATGTTCGGCTACTCAAACCATATGGATCAAACGAGCAACAACTGCCAAAGCACCCGCAGCAAAATcataaagatgatgaagaaagaagaattccCAAGTGGATTCCAAGTTCCTCTTCACTACCCTAAATACTCCAAGTCAGACTATGAAGCCATGGATGATCTCACCCTAGACTTGCTCCTCAAACAATACGGATTCTCCTTCGAAGGATCTCTTGAAGACAAGAGGATGTTTGCAATTGAATCATTTCTCTGGCCTGATCAGCTTTAA